A window of the Synchiropus splendidus isolate RoL2022-P1 chromosome 6, RoL_Sspl_1.0, whole genome shotgun sequence genome harbors these coding sequences:
- the LOC128760147 gene encoding leucine-rich repeat-containing protein 3-like translates to MCRGWCEERRPKGNGVDLPTWLCFSLLFSALWGQVSPQCPDSCQCAWDTATVLCSDAGLREIPEGIPPETVSLHLERNYIRNIPESAFSELVHLQDLYLSHNRIDSLSSGALRHLGPELRLLDLSHNQLRQASREEFGSTRAKTRLYHNPWHCDCTLQELMETLNLEPETVNSIICESSVRGVGEGSRWEDPGSLGEHAGQPLVKLLDSGVNFCSLQRKTTDVAMLVTMFVWFFMVIVYVVYYVRQNQAEARRHLEYLKSLPSPRKTPTETDTLSTGF, encoded by the coding sequence ATGTGCCGCGGCTGGTGTGAGGAGAGGCGCCCCAAAGGTAACGGAGTGGATCTTCCCACATGGCTCTGCTTTTCACTGCTTTTCTCAGCTCTGTGGGGGCAAGTGTCCCCCCAGTGTCCGGACAGCTGCCAGTGTGCCTGGGACACGGCCACGGTCCTGTGCTCTGATGCCGGGCTCCGGGAAATCCCGGAGGGGATCCCGCCTGAAACCGTGTCCCTCCACTTGGAACGTAACTACATCCGCAACATTCCAGAGAGTGCCTTCAGCGAGCTGGTGCACCTCCAGGATCTGTACTTGTCCCACAACCGCATTGACTCCCTGTCCTCGGGGGCCCTGCGGCACCTGGGCCCCGAGCTGCGCCTGCTGGACCTTTCGCACAACCAGCTGAGGCAAGCCAGCAGGGAGGAGTTCGGCTCCACTCGGGCCAAGACCAGACTCTACCACAACCCCTGGCACTGCGACTGCACcctgcaggagctgatggagacgcTCAACCTGGAGCCCGAGACCGTCAACAGCATCATTTGCGAGAGCTCGGTgcggggggtgggggagggCAGCCGGTGGGAGGACCCGGGGTCTTTAGGGGAGCACGCAGGACAACCTCTGGTCAAACTGTTGGACTCCGGGGTGAACTTCTGCAGCCTCCAGAGGAAGACCACCGACGTGGCCATGCTGGTGACCATGTTCGTCTGGTTCTTCATGGTCATCGTGTACGTGGTCTACTACGTGAGGCAGAACCAGGCAGAGGCGCGCAGACATTTGGAGTACCTGAAGAGTCTCCCCAGCCCACGCAAGACCCCCACAGAGACGGACACTCTGAGTACCGGTTTCTGA